In one Nicotiana tomentosiformis chromosome 6, ASM39032v3, whole genome shotgun sequence genomic region, the following are encoded:
- the LOC104103095 gene encoding large ribosomal subunit protein eL30: protein MVAAKKTKKTHESINNRLALVMKSGKYTLGYKTVLKTLRNSKGKLVIIANNCPPLRKSEIEYYAMLAKIGVHHYNGNNVDLGTACGKYFRVCCLSIIDPGDSDIIKSMPGDQ from the exons ATGGTTGCTGCAAAGAAAACC AAGAAGACTCATGAAAGCATTAACAACAGGCTGGCTCTGGTAATGAAGAGCGGCAAATACACATTGGGATACAAGACTGTTCTCAAAACTCTTAGAAACTCCAAAG GCAAACTAGTCATCATTGCCAACAACTGCCCTCCTCTCAGGAAGTCTGAGATAGAGTACTATGCTATGTTGGCAAAGATTGGAGTCCACCACTACAATGGAA ACAACGTAGATTTGGGGACTGCATGTGGTAAGTATTTCAGAGTCTGTTGCCTCAGCATCATTGATCCAG GTGATTCTGATATCATTAAGAGCATGCCTGGTGACCAGTGA